In a single window of the Antedon mediterranea chromosome 1, ecAntMedi1.1, whole genome shotgun sequence genome:
- the LOC140063592 gene encoding uncharacterized protein — protein MDISDKPGTSYKHLQCMDISDKPGTSYKHLQCMEISDKPGTSYKHLQCMDISDKPGTSYKHLQCMEISDKPGTSYKHLQCMDISDKPGTSYKHLQCTEISDKPGTSYKHLQCMDISDKPGTSYKHLQCMDISDKPGTSYKHLQCMDISDKPGTSYKHLQCMDR, from the coding sequence ATGGACATATCAGATAAACCTGGTACTTCATACAAGCATCTACAGTGCATGGACATATCAGATAAACCTGGTACTTCATACAAGCATCTACAGTGCATGGAGATATCAGATAAACCTGGTACTTCATACAAGCATCTACAGTGCATGGACATATCAGATAAACCTGGTACTTCATACAAGCATCTACAGTGCATGGAGATATCAGATAAACCTGGTACTTCATACAAGCATCTACAGTGCATGGACATATCAGATAAACCTGGTACTTCATACAAGCATCTACAGTGCACGGAGATATCAGATAAACCTGGTACTTCATACAAGCATCTACAGTGCATGGACATATCAGATAAACCTGGTACTTCATACAAGCATCTACAGTGCATGGACATATCAGATAAACCTGGTACTTCATACAAGCATCTACAGTGCATGGACATATCAGATAAACCTGGTACTTCATACAAGCATCTACAGTGCATGGACAGATAG